CCATCGTGGGCTGAGTGATGGTGGTTCGAATTTATCACCGGGTCGAGCGGCTCAAACTATAGAAGTCTTGGCAGCTGTCAACGACCAGATAACTTGAATCAGACAGAAAGGAATCGGACAGAAAGAAACGGATGAAATCTCGATAGGGGGCATGACGTAAATGATCTCTTTCAAGTTCAATCTTTGGATAATAATCTGGTGGAATTGTACGGCAGTCAGTTCAGCTACGACACCACTTAAAGTCGAAGCTTGGTTGTCAATATAGATGCAATTAGCGATGCTGAATTACTTTTAGTATACATACTAAGATCAGCTTAACTTGCACTATGGAAAGCGGGGTAGCCAGTAGTGTATCCAGATCGTCGACTAGTCAGGCACCAGATAGGAACATTGCAATTGGACAGGTGATACTAGTAGTTGGAACCTTCCAGCAGGCCTGCTGTCTGTTCCAAACAAGACGCAGCATTTCCATTGATGTCACTGCGAGACAACTCTTCCCATGGTCAATCGCCTCAAGAACACCACGAATTAAAAGAATACATAGGTATTGTATATCAAAATGACCGCCATCTTTATCGCTTTTGAACTGTATTTATTCCAACCCGAAAGGGCCACGATTCGCAAGTGTAGATGCCATTTCGTAGCAGACTCTGTAAATGAAATTGACGGATTTGTAGTAGTAGCAAACGGTGAGGGGGAATCACGAGGCCCTGAGATTCTCCCCACGCCTATgtccctctctttcttttcttctcctcctccctctccctttctcttctctccaagtccaccaaGCTCCTGATCCGCAAGCTCCCCTCCCAGCGTCTAATCCGTGAAATCGCCCAGGACATCAAGTCCGACCTGCGCTTCCAGTCCTCCGCCATCGCTACTCTCCAGGAGTCCGTTGAGGCCTACCTCGTCTCTCTTTTCGAGGACACCAACCCTCGCGCCATCCACACCAAGCGTGTTACCATCCAGTCCAAGGACATCCAGCTCGCCACCATGCGTGTGAGTAGTAGCTCCACTTATTTTGTGTTTTGAAGCACCTGGCTCCTACCAAGCTCTCTTGAGAGGATAGCAGTTTTATCTTGAAGATCCTCCTTGCTTCCTCAAAGTGTTTTGCTAAAATGTTGGACAAATGCTGATGTTCAAGACATATAGTGCTATAACTGTTCACGTGTAGGACATGTCGAGCGAGAATGCCGACGAAGGCTGCGCAGCCTCAATCGAGGCTTAAGTATAATAGCAGAGATGGTAAATACTACCTAGCTAGTTTTAGATAAAGactaattatatagaatgCCGCCCTGCTCGCCCCCGTGGCCCCCCGGCTGCCCCTCCCGGTGCCCTGCTCCCCGTGTCAATGCCGAATGGTACGCAGCCATTGAATGCTGCTCAGCTGGCAGCCATGCAGAATCCTGGGATGCACCCGGACATCTCCCAAATGCAACTTCAGCTGATGTCTCAAGGACAGCCGCAGAATATACAACAACAGCGTCAAGATATTGACGCTAGAATAGAAAGACTGAGACTCGAATAGCGGTTcaatttgttttcttttttttttttttttttaaattattaaattGAAGACATTTGATTGATAAAACACAAGATTTGTACACTTAGTAATCTTGTAGTTGTCTCATTCCGAGTTAGCATTGTGCAGATTTCATCAACTTGCTCAAATAGTAATATTGATATCAGCGTTAAAATGAGCACTTAGCTACTGATTCCTTTCATCACAGAATATTCGACGCTAGCAGGACACTTGTACGCAGATCTAACCTATTCAATATCCATTTATGCTTTAGTTTCTTTCCTCATACTGAACAAAATCCATATTATAAGAAGACCTTACAACAGATACCTATCCATGGTTCTGACCAAAAACCCCACACCCTACGATAAAATAACTCAGGTACGCATAATTTCGTCAACTTCCTCAACGATGGTAAAAATGACATAACACCGGAAGTCATTTGCCTGATAGCAGCTTTATAATCAACAGTTTCCAGTAGCAGCCAATTTCCCTCATAACACTCTACATCGCAATCATGGGCAATTCACAAAGTCGGTCCAGAACACCTGCGGAATGGTGTGACTACTATGAAAACAGGCTGTGCTGCATAGCATGTGGGATACAGATCAATGAGTGTTTTAAAAGAGAGATACTGAAAGAGCGAGATGACTGGAAGCAATCAGCCAGATGGAGAAAATGCCTATTCACAACAGCTGCTGAGCTGGAACATATGTATTTCAAAAAGAACCCTTTACTGTGGTCCTACTACTACCGCATAAGTTAGTCTttgtttcattttttcttctaagGTTAAAGTTCTCTTCTAACAGATACTAACTACAATAGTACTCGTCGAACCCCAAGGCGAGCGTTTGTCAGGAATATGCCCGAGGCTCTACAATAAAAAGAACATTAACCGTGTCCCTGTTGATCCCCACCAAGCCCGCGTTTTCGGACTGGCTAGGAAAGGGAGTGGGAACGTTGACTTTCGCGTGGCTAAGGTGGCTGTAAACACTGAGCCGGACAGGCCGAGAGAGCGCATCGGATATCCTATCCATGCACACTGCTGGGTGATCCTTGACCGTGTGATTGGACATGAGATGGTCCAGAAGCATCTGCGGGAATTCACCCGAGCTGTGGAGGCATATTGGTCGCGTAATAGGATATACTGGGGTTCTATACTGGGGCATGATACTTGCTGTGGGATATGTTCATTAGAAACTTGTCACCAATGGCccctctttcatttttcGGGAAGCCCCTTGAGGATCCCTGGGATACTGGGATTGATTACGAAGGCTACAGAATGTACGGGCGTGGGCCGCGTGGAACTGCGACGGGATTCGGTGATCGTTAATCCGCCTTTGGATGTTGCAATACTCATCGTCGATCAGATTTATGGGAGTCGTCCGTGTTCATTGGAGATGCTGAGAGATACGCGCAATTTACTAGAAGCTTTTCAGTGGAAGTTGCCTGATACATACTGGCGAACGCGGTGCGAGTCTCGGTTGGTGTTTGAGATGGACGACCTGATCAGGGAGAATCGTCCTGTCAATTGGAAAGAGTTCTGTCTtgggctggaggagcttctATTAGATAAGGATTGGTTCTGCAACAGTGGTATGAGAATTCGGCTACGAACTTTGACATCGCTCGGAGGTATCAAGGAGTGCTTTTTAGACCTGGTTGGTCAGCAGGCTTGAGCCTTGGTTTTATTGGTTGCTTGAGATTTCTCCTATCTAATGTCATTATGTCCTATGTTGATCGTTTATCAATGCTTGCAAATGAGGCCTTTTTGCCAGTGTTTTGTATGGCCCACTGTCGACTACACGTCCTTGCTCTAGAACAACCACATTATCTGCAATGGCCATCATTTCATTTGCATGAGTGATGATGACCACTGTGAGGCCTACCTGCGACGCCACTAGCTTCTGCGCAGTATGTCGGATGATTTCAGCACTGGCCGGATCAAGGGCCGATGTAGCTTCATCCAGAATCAAAATCCGAGGTCGACGGACAAGTGCCCGCGCAATCACCACTCGCTGCGCTTGCCCACCGGATAACCCAACTCCGCCATCTCCAATAACGGTAGAGTAGCCTTGCGGAAGGGATGATACGAACTCATCAATCCCCGCTGCCTTTGCTGCATCGCGGACGTTGCGTGGATCCCGAAGAGGTCCTTCCAGTCCGTAGCTAATGTTGCTTTCAATGGTGCCTGGGAATATCGTCGGTTGCTGTGAGACGATCGCCACAACGGAGCGAAGCGTCGGAGTGTGTAGATCGCGTATGTCAACACCCCCCAGTGAAATGGCTGGCACACTATCGGAAGCGGgcgtttcttccagagcTAATAGCAGAGCGGCTATGGTAGATTTACCTGAACCTGAAAGGCCCACAATTGCCGTACATGAGTTCTCGGGGATGGTGAAAGAAACGTCTTTCAGGACTGGTGTATCTGGACGCGATGGATACTGGAAGTTCAACCTGGTGATCTTTACCGGTGTTGGCGTTGCGACGCGTAAATATCCTAGACGCTCATGGGAAGCTCCCGCAAGATTCGCCAGCTGTAAGAGCCTGGACCCTCTCTCTCGAGATACACTGATTTGCGGGACTGGGAAAGTTAGCGAAGCCTACAGGTAGATGAGAATACTCACTCCAAGAAAGTACCACAATTGCATATCCAATGCTGAATAACAGCATCGAGAGAACTgtcatgatatcctcgacGGTGTATTCTAAAACCGACACCAAAAGTCCTCCGTAGTAGATAATCAATGCGCTCACGAAGACGATAACAGACTCGACCAGCCCAAAGAGAAACCCCGTATAACCCGCCTTCCGCAGCCCCGTTGTGAGACATTTTAACAAGGCTTTCGTATGTTTGCCTCGGAAGAACGGCTCTAGCGTCAGGGTACGTACGGTGCGTATCTCCGAGAACGTCTCGACGAATACCTCAGACGCTGCACCCCTGGCCTCGTTACAGCGTCTATCCCACAGTCCGCTGATCCGTTCAAAACCTCTTGTGATTGCGTATACCACAGGCCCAACTGAAAGCGCGACCAGAGTCAGCTTCCAGCAAACAGCCAGGCTCCATACGGTCGCTATCACGGCGATCGAAGTTGCAACCAAAGCGTAGCCACCGAAACGGCTAAGTATCTCTCGCatttcttcgccatctcGGGCCAGGCAAGCGGTCAGCTGTGACGGACTGTTTTCCTCCTCGAACCATTTCTTCGGCTGAGCGAGAACTCGCCGGAAGGCTCTTTTTCGGAGGCAATCCACCCAAGCTTGGCTACAAAGACTGAGAAAATAATGCATAAAGAAGGACACCATACCGTCGGATATCGAGACCCCCAAAACAGCCAGGGCCCATTTCAGAGCGCTCCTCTTGTTGAAGAATGTCACTTGCAGTTTCGATAAGAAGTAAGCGAATATAGGGGTGGTGCTCGAGTGGCAAAGAGTAAATAGAACcccaaggagcagaagaacaCGTTGTCCGACTGTCAAATTAGGTATGATCGTGAGCATTATCTGGAACAGAGACTTCATCTGgtctttgtttttgcttgATTCATGCCGAGTTCCTCGATCAGTAAAATCAGCTAGCTGCAAAGTCTCTTGCGGGGTGGGCACTATTGAAAGCCGGCCCATAATCACAGAGGATATACGTCGGTTTTTATCATGCGGCATGTCAGCGGACTCTGAGAGTATGCTGTCGCCACAGTTATCCAATTGGTAGTCTTCCTCattggatggaaagaagtcCTCATTCCCTAGGACTTTCTCAAGCTCATATCTATACCCAGATTGTACCACTGAGCCTTGATCCAGGACATACACAAAGTCTTTGTCCATGATGTGCGACATGTCGTgcgtgatgatgatggttgtTTTCCCTTTACGCCACTCTCGGATTGCTCGGATCACCTCATGACGATTCGCCCCATCTAGAGCGCTTGTAGGCTCATCCATGATCAAGACCGGCGTATCTCTTAATCTAGCCCTGGCAATTAcaattctttgtttttggcCTCCGCTCAGAAAACTACCGCCATAACCCACACACGTGTCGATACCGTTCGGCATGCGGTCGATTACGCTTTGTAGCATCGCCAGATCAATGCATTCCTGAACATCTTCTTTTCGAATTTGGTCATAGTCGTGCCGTCCAAATGCAATGTTCATGAAGATCGATTCGTTGAAGAGAACGCTCCGTTGTTCGACCAGGGTGAAATTGTTTCGAATCCAGCTCTTGCTCAAAGTTTGTATTGGGTAGCCGTCTACTAGAATCTCACCGGAGGTTGGGGAGTATATCCTAGTGAGTAGTTGCCCTAGGGTACTTTTCCCAGATCCACTCTTCCCAATGACGAATGTTGTCTCCCCagctggaaagaagaagcttgcCGAGTTCAAGCTGAGTCTCTCGGGCTGAGATGAGTAGGAGAAACTTACATCGCTCACTTCAATATCGCCATCGCAATGATGGGGATATACTGCTCCCTCCATTTCTTTCGGGCCGCCGCCTTTGGTCTGCCTATTCAAGGTCTTTTTTAATGCGGAAGCTGCAATCGCACCTTTATCTAGTACG
The sequence above is a segment of the Aspergillus oryzae RIB40 DNA, chromosome 3 genome. Coding sequences within it:
- a CDS encoding uncharacterized protein (histones H3 and H4), yielding MPFRSRLYSPHAYVPLFLFFSSSLSLSLLSKSTKLLIRKLPSQRLIREIAQDIKSDLRFQSSAIATLQESVEAYLVSLFEDTNPRAIHTKRVTIQSKDIQLATMRHLAPTKLS
- a CDS encoding ABC transporter ATP-binding protein (multidrug/pheromone exporter, ABC superfamily), whose amino-acid sequence is MTGILVQFKRCLAWKPSWLSLFSFTTKKHIPTLCFAILFAALASASSPVFATLLGEAFNSLALFGSDQISAHELIQKTKTSCIKLACLGVYSWFCNSIYFILFIIFGELQVANARGTLFDGLLQKEQEWFETQQDGTRTFLSCLQAQIYELQKSTSQPLGLLLQYSFRAIGSLTLAFCTSWNLSLVTLAGIPVFSAMASFISSKMKLNIEAQQAELASASKVVNSTTTSIDTVKCLNGEAFELHNFSNRIDGAASQFLKQARLNSIQIALIRLMTYGMFVQGFWYGSSLATSGRLSPGDVLRTFWACLTAAQSIEFIMTQVIVLDKGAIAASALKKTLNRQTKGGGPKEMEGAVYPHHCDGDIEVSDVSFSYSSQPERLSLNSASFFFPAGETTFVIGKSGSGKSTLGQLLTRIYSPTSGEILVDGYPIQTLSKSWIRNNFTLVEQRSVLFNESIFMNIAFGRHDYDQIRKEDVQECIDLAMLQSVIDRMPNGIDTCVGYGGSFLSGGQKQRIVIARARLRDTPVLIMDEPTSALDGANRHEVIRAIREWRKGKTTIIITHDMSHIMDKDFVYVLDQGSVVQSGYRYELEKVLGNEDFFPSNEEDYQLDNCGDSILSESADMPHDKNRRISSVIMGRLSIVPTPQETLQLADFTDRGTRHESSKNKDQMKSLFQIMLTIIPNLTVGQRVLLLLGVLFTLCHSSTTPIFAYFLSKLQVTFFNKRSALKWALAVLGVSISDGMVSFFMHYFLSLCSQAWVDCLRKRAFRRVLAQPKKWFEEENSPSQLTACLARDGEEMREILSRFGGYALVATSIAVIATVWSLAVCWKLTLVALSVGPVVYAITRGFERISGLWDRRCNEARGAASEVFVETFSEIRTVRTLTLEPFFRGKHTKALLKCLTTGLRKAGYTGFLFGLVESVIVFVSALIIYYGGLLVSVLEYTVEDIMTVLSMLLFSIGYAIVVLSWIPQISVSRERGSRLLQLANLAGASHERLGYLRVATPTPVKITRLNFQYPSRPDTPVLKDVSFTIPENSCTAIVGLSGSGKSTIAALLLALEETPASDSVPAISLGGVDIRDLHTPTLRSVVAIVSQQPTIFPGTIESNISYGLEGPLRDPRNVRDAAKAAGIDEFVSSLPQGYSTVIGDGGVGLSGGQAQRVVIARALVRRPRILILDEATSALDPASAEIIRHTAQKLVASQVGLTVVIITHANEMMAIADNVVVLEQGRVVDSGPYKTLAKRPHLQALINDQHRT